The Periophthalmus magnuspinnatus isolate fPerMag1 chromosome 10, fPerMag1.2.pri, whole genome shotgun sequence genome segment TTCGGGTAACGTCGGCGTACGTGAGCGTGCGTGGGCGTCACGTGGGCGTGCAGCGAACGTGATGACGCAATGCGTGGGAATATTCCAGCCCGTGTGGTCCCCGGGGCCCCTCAGTAAATACGCATCACTGAAAAAtagcattacatttaaaaataatttaaatatacacagtTTCACGGAGCAGACGGTCTGGATTTaagaaaaatgtacaaactGATGAATGTGTTACATAATGAGCCTGTCCAGGATTAACACAACACACCCAACATTAAACACACCCTGTAAGACTTGGGCTTTTAATTCAGCAGCtaataactaataaaataacacaTATCAAGAAGAACTAACTCTATGCAATTTATGTTGTAAAACCCGGGTCggcaaacaacacaaaaacatgataaaagacACAGGTCccacagacagaggagacagtgaCAGCTCCACTGGGCTAAAAACACACGCACATGAGGATTATAAAGAACATctacagagaccagagacagaaaaagaaccAGAGATGAGACATGGTGAAGCTGAAGTTTAGACTCAGGCCTCAGACATTTTAATGACACACGGACAGAGATAACGCCTTTAAGAGAGTTAGCCTCGCCTTTAACTgcgttagctttagctttagccttttcGACCTCGTTCAGAACAAAACACTGACGTTAACGTGAACTCTTACCTTTAAAATGTCGAGTCAGTTCAAACGAAGGATTCtctaaaagttaaatctgaaataaaagcCCCATTTCACACGTAAAAGTCTGTTCTTTCTTTAACCTTGCACAGAGGAAGCGGACTGCGCCCTGACGCGGGGTTGCCAGATGTAAAAAACGTTTTCAGCCCAGTGGACAAAGTTCACAATAAACTCAACACAAAACCTTCAGCACACATCACAACACCTTCAGACTGACAAGTGAAGTGAGAGGAAATAGTTTGGATGTTTGTCCTCTGCAGACTCAGTCAGATGTTCAGATGCGTCACATCAAGAGTTTGGTATTTTGGCAAAATTCCATTCATGATTACTCACCAACAGAAGAATTTAACCAGAGCTGGAAATGCTTTTGGTTCTGTCCGGACACAAAGGACTGTCTGTGTGGAGCaggagagttttgttttttttattgttcctCCTAACTGTTTGTGCAGTACAGAGTATTTGGTTGTTTAAAGTTATTTGAAACTACACCCACACATCTCTGATATCTGAAACTACACCCACACATCTCTGATATGATTTACATAAGATGGGGTTTTGATTGGGGGAAAAATGTTCCTCATATCTGACATTTCAAGATGATTATGATAacatttttctttactttcacttttcactttagtttttagtttagtctAAAGTGAAGTTTCCTCAGTTTTATGATTTATTGTCCTGTACTACCCCAGTATTTACACAGGATCATAAAATAAGCAGACATGTCACGATACTAAACCTTCAGCTTGATTTATAAAAAGCCTgatcaataaatatttaaaaacacaattatcatGAGTAAAACAATATGATGCTGTTTTCAAAACCAATACTTGACCATTCTAAAAATATTAGGTCATTAGGTCCACTTTTgtctttgtgatttttttcagtaaactTAAACgtcatttttacttttctgaTTTTCTGACCTGACAACGTTATTAGACACCACACCATGAGTGAGCACTTTACTATTATTTAAAACTCATTCAAAtcaattcaaagtgtttttctaGTATCACAGCATCGCTTTTTGGACAGGCCCCTTCAGAACCTGCACTGAAGCCTCAGAGGAGCCACACATTTGACTGTGCTTAAGTGTGAGACGCAGTTTGCAGAGTCCTGCCTTCtgcctggacacatctgcagcccgtcctggcttagtcctggttcagtccatgggagtggatctgtccttcactgtggttctttttcccagtgttttttttttttttttttaagtttttcctTGCCAAGAAGAAggatctaaggacagggggcgctctgggagaGTTTTCCATTTCCTTGTCTTCTGTTCATGAATCTACTTGTCTGTTTTGACCAATGTCTgcttcattgttgattttctgttgtttaaatcaatgaTATTGAGTTGAATAATCTGGTACTAGACTCACCTTGTTGTGCAAAGTAAATATAATGCAGAGGTTAGTAAACTTATTGGAAGCGTGACACTTTACAACATGTAAAAATCATAAAACCTTTGAGGACATGACTGAAAACCTGCctattttgtttattagttatttttttaattaaacattaaagCCACTTAGACATCCTGTCGTTTAAACGGCTGCAGTAAACACGGCATAGTGCAGAAAACCAGAGTCAAGCGTCTCTTGTTACGTCACATCGTCTCTGTCATTGTAAAGCTCATCCTCCTGTTAAATATCACACAGATCCCGTCTCTGGATCTTGTTAACAGTGACCCCTTGAACAGCAGCACAGCCTCATCCCTCCACGATCCGCTGCAGAATGTTCCCCAGAGCCCCTTTTGCCATCTGAACAGGGGTCTTCTCCTCTTTGTTCTCAATGTAAATACTGGCTCCATGCTCCACCAGCAGTTTAGCCGCTTCTACCCGCTCCTCATCGCAGGCCAGGTGACTGGAAAAACAAGACAACAGCATTTCAAAATTATAGCTAAAgttgctctatgtaacttttctggggtagtgtccaccacctgctcgtctccagaCAGAATGTTATTGCCTAGTACTGCACTGAACTTATGAATCTAGTACTTATTCATCCATTCCCAAAGTGAggagggttgcctctccacagatctgccatTTAAAGAGGCCCAATGGAGTCACAcatatgtttccatggagatgacatgtttaacgccatactgtggaacattccaggagacACAATAATGTAAACGCTGAGTGTGTAGATGTGGATGTGTATGTGCTacaagtgtgtgtatatatgtgccTTACATTACactgaccattgtgaaaaataaaataaaattgaattaaaattgaattaataacatcttcatagagataaGCAGGCAGCGGATCCTCCCcatgaaaagttccatagtgtctctttaaaaacacagagatccTGGAGTCTTACAGAGCCGTGTTGCCCTGGGAGTCCTGGATGTTTGTGGAGGCGCTTTGTTTGAGCAGGAGCTGGATGAGGCGGTAGTTTCCTTTGGCGGCCGCTCGGTGAAGTGGAGTAGAGTCCAACTTGTCTGTGGCATTGGGGTCGGCTCCGTTTTCTAGTAGAACCCGAGCGATCTACAAAAACAGATCAATTATCATTAAGTGTTTGATATTTATGAATGAATCAGGAATCACTTACCTCGTATCGGTCTTTTGACGCTGCGTAGTGAAGAGGCGTGCAGCcattttgattgacagagttgagCTGAGCGCCTTTGGAGATCAGAGAGCGCACGATGTCTTCTCTGCCTGCTGAAGCCGCGATGTGAAGAGGGGCCCATGACGCCTAAAAACGTACTTTACTTCAGACCAAAACACCACTTTCACTTTGGCAGGAAAATCAAATGTACAGGTTGAAAAAATAGAACTATTTTAACAGTCGACATTACGCACATCTTCAAATTGTGCCAGTAAAGTGCTTTTCCTCCACTGGCACAAACAACTGTCAGTTTTTTGATAAAGACAACAAACAGGTCTGTGGATTGTTTTGGTAAAaggtccttttttttttttttttttttacgaagcGCAGAGAAATATACACCAAGGATGTGGAGGATAGTGAGACAAagatgagaggaggatgagaggaggatgaaaggaggatgaggagaatgagagaaagaagaggaggatgagaagagGATTTGAGGAAAATTAGAAGGATGAGAGGAGAATGCGAGAAAAATGAGAATGAGATGAATGAGCATGAAaggagatgatgcagaggatgagaggagatgatgcagaggatgagaggagatgatgcagaggatgagaggaagaTGGTGTGGAGGATGAGAGGGGACAATGCGGAGGATAAAAGGGGGATGACGTGGAGGATGAAAGAAGGATGAGATGAGAATGAAAGAAGGATGATGAGGAGGATGCGGTTAGATGGAGTTGGTCAGGTGCACAGTTTATCCTGGACTTTGAAGGTAATAGacaaaaggaggagatacaCAGACTCACATCGTCCTGCAGgttgacatcagctcccatgtCCAGCAGAAACTCCACTATGGCGGTGTGTCCCGCAGAGCAGGCCCAGTGCAGAGCAGTCCTCCGGTCCTAAACACATCACAGTTTAGCCTGGTTCATTTCCCCACGTTATTTTAATGTAGTTAGTTGTATATTCGTACAGCAGCAGTGATATTTTCTGCTGTGTCATGTGTCTGTCTCATGTTTGTACCTGATCCGTTTTTGAAGCGAGTCTTTTATCTGACAAAATGCACTGTCTTAATTTGTCAAACTGCCCCGTGTACGCGAAGTTACAGATCTCTACATTCGACACGGAGCCCTCCATTGAACTTAGTCCCAGAAGtgaatttaaaacagaaacactGGATGATGTTGGCACTTTGCTCCTGACTCCAGATTTTAAACTGCGATGACTCAGGAGTCCAACATTTCTACTTCCGCATTTTCACAAAAACAGCGACTCGcgcccttcaaaataaaactaatgtaatcaatttgtacttttttttttaaaccccgacatttattttattcatttgcgATGTTGTAGAAGTTTAGATTACTCCATATTTCTCTAAGAATATTCATATAATTTgtgtttgtataaaaaataattaagtaaatgttttattttaatgtaaacaATCTTCGTCCAGCGGAAGtgatacatttttcaaaatggcGTCACGCTTTTAGCATGGAGCTAAGCTTTTATAGCATCATTGCTAGTTTAagtcaataaaataaacaattaaacaatTCAAAGGTCCAGCAGAACTCATCTAATCCAAggatttaatattttatctgcTGTTGCTGTGGTCATGGCGAGCACAGTGGTAAGAGCCACATTTAAAGCTTGTTTTGACTAGAATTGAATGAGAATGTTGCCTCATAGTAAAAATccatgttgttttctgtttagGACTTCAGGACCCACGTGGACCAGTCGTGCCGATATTCTGAGGAGTTTGTCAACATTTATTATGACTGCATGGACAAAAAGAGAAGGGTGAGTTTATAAAGCTCAAAGTTTGATGAGGAGAATCAATGAAAAGTTCACTGTTGTAGGTGGAGGGATGTCAGATATTTAACTAAACAATGTTTCTGTGCTTTTTGTAAAGTTACTGACAGACCAtatattcattttgtttatgGCTTTCTTTTACCAAACCTCTAATAGTCCACAGTTTGAGTTCATATCACTCCCACTCCCTCTACAGTTGAGTTTGGGCAGGACACAGATGCAGAGCCCACACTTTAGACACCAGACAAACGCTACTGTAGTAAACTGGATCACTTTTTCTTCTTGCAGAATCTGACTCGACTTTACCTGGACAAAGCCACACTGGTGTGGAACGGAAATGCGGTGTCTGGACAGGAGGCTCTGGCTGAGTTTTTTGAGTCTCTTCCTTCCAGTGAATTTCAAGTTCTCACATCAGACTGTCAGCCAGTCCACGGTGAGCGCTGACATTTTTCAGACTTGGGTGTGTTTGGTTTCGACTAGTAAATCCAAACCTGTAGTACAGTCTAGTGCTATTCACAAGTTATAGCACAAATATTCAATGTGGCTCACACAACCGTACTGAGTACTGATCTAGTGACTGATTATAAACTAGAGGCCTAGAAGCGGTTAAAAACGATGCCACTGATGGTTGATCATCTCTGCTAATATATTTAGGATGATGTCTTGGgaaaattttgattattttccccaaattatgtgtaatccctcagtcgtctaggtctgatccatagcatcgttctctttgttccccaaattatgtaatttaaatttccTAAATACTCTCCCCAAgatctttttttccccacaaccTTTAATAGAgctgttgtaatgttttgtgcagctctctctttgtattaaagtctTAATATgaagcttttgtgtttttttaggcagcagaaacaaaacaaaacaaaatattggcctgtgctggagatttaagaccaTAAGAAGTCCATACATAAATCTATCTCTAGTACTGATacctgtttggttttttttgggatatttaaaacttttgtggcttaaatctgatcatatatacagaaaaatactcaaaactTTCTcagtaatgcaaagaaaaagtaccacgaGAAatatttccccccaaaaaatatagttccagcttcaTAAACTGAACGATAAGCTGAGATACTGATTGTCATGAAAGACCTACACTCAGGCTTACGGACTGTGGCGTAATTCATGTtttacgagggtcattcaataaataaggtgaatttttttataaggacttttaatacagttagaagcttacttttttatttttattattttttttacttgtttttcacatggatttaatttcttttgcagattaaaaaaaaaaactttgagagttttggcgattaacaaagatggccgaccaagaagctccaggattgaacagcggccagttatcaagtttttggttggtgaaggtgcaaacctgttgaaattcataggagaatgtcactgTGTCTGGTTCATCTCAGGAGACGTCACTTCTGTAGCCTTTctcatcctcaacactgctccgtctttaaacaatttagccacTTGTAgactttttttggctgaaacatgtggcaccagacacagtgacattctcctatgaatttcaacaggtttgcaccaaaaacttgataactgaccgctgttcaaacctggagcttcttggtcggccatctttgttaatcgccaaaactgttttgttttttttctgcaaaagacattaaatccatgtgaaaaacaagttaaaaaaaaaaaaaaatgtaagcttctatctgtattaaaagtccttataccgaaaaattcaccttatttattgaatgaccctcgtacatTTCTTTCCCCACTCTTTAActgtctgtttttctttgtgagTTGCTGTGTTTGATTTACACTAACGAGTTGATGGAGCTTAAcgataaatgttttatatttttagaacAAGCGACACAAGGCCAGACTACGCTGCTCGTGTTGACCTGTGGACTGGTCAAGTTTGAAGGAAACAAGCAACGTTATTTCAACCAGAACTTTCTGTTAACGGCACAAGCTTCACCCAACAACGACCAGCCAGTTTGGAAAATCGCCAGCGACTGCTTCAGGTTTCAGGACTGGAACAGCTGACGAGACAAAACCTTGAATATCTCACTCTCCACCAATCCTCCATAACTGTTGTTTGTTTGCATTTGTactcgttttttttttaaataataaacacacattGGAAACCATACAAAACACTTTAATTTTTTGAGAAAACTTGAACAAAGCGCAGGTAGATGGAGCAATAAATACAACTGAACAGGAGTGAGCAGCTGCGAGGTGATGGAAGCGAATCATCCAtaacataacacacaaaaatacaaaagttcCTAGTGGTTTTCTTCTTAAAATGACCAACTGTTGGCTGAGATTCTGTGCACAGATTGACTTTACATAAGGGCAGATAATGTAGCAAtaatatgtacacacacaaccAGCTTATaacttcatataaatacatttgcttaaaggtcctatattacattaaactgactcctgtagctttaagccatgttctaatgctgttcgctcctcaaaaacagacctggagttgtgtgttaaacgtgtgtgaatgaaacaaaacacaactccaggtctgtttgagatgaggaaacgtTAAAACACAGACCAGAACACAGTGTAACATGGACCTTTTTACCTTCCTGAGTCATTTACACAGTTTGGTGTCACTCAGCAATAAATATTAATGACCAATGTACAAGAGTAGAagttttactttacaaaaaacgcCAATTgcagtaataaatacatttcttccATTAACCTCATGTTAGCGAGGCGTGTAAGCCCCGTTTGTCACATGTATGTAAACAGTTTCCTTTCTTCAGTCTGCTTCTCTACACAAAGCACAGCAGATGGAAGGCACAGtaactttacaaaaaacactgCACACAGTCTCCGACATGAACtacattttgtaaatattcaaaTCGAAGTGACACCAAAGCTTTAAACTACAAAGACCAGTAATAATCTTGACCTACATAAGGATGCTAGGGCGCTTCTACGACCTACAAACCTACTTCAACAGATGTGGCAGTCTAGAGCTGAAACAGGCTCAGTATTTCCCTTTAAAGTGAGATCTGGGCGTCTCAGAACATTCAGAGGCAGTTCAGGGTGTATTGaagggtttcagatgacgtcagaTTGTTCTAAAGGTAAAGTGTGTTTGATACAGACGGGGGCAGGTCAgatttgtatatttaaaatgtaaatcaataatggaaatgatcaggttcaatgtTTGTAAAGTCACTTTTTCGATATTCCTCATGCAAATGCAAATGTGTGAgagtttccttgatgtaaagtgctttgagtgacttgaaggtggaaaatggaaaaaagggGACTATTTACCACTGTAATCAATGGGGAAATCAATCTATCGCCCCCATCAGGGAGAATGTCGTCATtacattctagaatctgaaaaccatcaaCACGTCGCCCACACAACAAGAACAACGCACAAACTGGAGCTGCACAATATGTCGACACAAAAACTAAttccattcattcattaaagacgcactgtgtACCATTTCCTGCTTCTCTATGGAGGCGTTAGCTTTAAAATGTTCCagggtatggcattaaattcatCTGTTCTCAGAGAGTAAGGCAGCATGACGGCATGAGGACaggttacatgtcagatctgtgaagaggcgaccctGCACACGGATGGAATGTTTTACAagttttttttggtcattaaaacatctgaaatgaaaaaaaaagaaaaaaaaggcaagAACGATGATGAACAGCGGCGCATCTGGACCAAAAcaacttatatatatttatttttttaagattatAATTTTAGaggtttgtattattatttatgaaaaccaataaataaaataaaaaataaataaatcaaatattaaaaaaaataactgattGTGAAAAACCAAATTAAACTAAGAAATATGGAGCAGGTGGtggaaaagtcacacagtgcatctttaatcgaCAGTACAGATGTAGAGTTTTAGTGTTGTCTTTACTAACGGAAGCAGAAGTGGTTTTAATTATTTACACCTGTCACAGATTTTGGACCAGTTTTGATCAGTGgtgagtgtttttgtgtttattattttacgTCTCCATCTCAAACAAAGCAGCTAAACGATCGTCTACGATTCTCCTCAACTCAGCGTCTGGAGTCTATGTACAGTACACCACAGCGTCTAACTCCATCTCATCATCATCTCACAGGGCTGCGTTTTTACAGTGGTTTTGGTTGTCACGGAGACGCCGCCCTGTGTCACTTTCCTCCGTACATTCGCTCGATGTGGTGGAGATAGTGGTTCTTCAGCTCTTTCCTCTTCAGCTTGAACGCGTCTGTGACCAAACCGGTTTCCGGGGTCCACGGCTCCGGACTGAGATGGACTTTGACGGGAATCTCGAACCTTTGCAGCTtgactagaaaaaaaaaacaatgaaatacagATAATGAAAAAtcaggactgttgccatagcgattaacaaacGTAAATACATCTTTGGAATAGTCAACCGTCCTCAAATTAGCACCATATAACAGAAAGCTAAAACTGTTATCTACAGGCaaaggttttgtttcattcacacatgtttgagtcactctttattattaatctgtaacatctccaaagctcaaaatgctctgttccaccttgtgatgtcatcaagtggtagttttcaagtgaacagctccttttacctttagttcagtcgagatacgagacaactccaggactgaaatgatccaaatgattttaaactccacacaccttcccttctagaaacacagtggagcacttcctgtatcaccacatgatgacatcacaaggtggaacagagtgttttcagtttgagagaagaactcagcctaaatctgcaggtttgtgtgttaaacaaataACTGAAGCACATTAAAAAGGGGATTCGACCTGCAGAGgacttcacacaaacacaaacacgggcgtagatgttttcagtctgtagCGTTTGCACATCTGATAAATccaaacatcaaaaacatgaaaaacatcatACTCTTCACGGCGACTTCTGTGATCTCCTTCAGaacctccctctccatctccggGTGCGTGCAGATGTCCTCAAACGCCCCCGTGATGCCCCTCTGCTTCGCCAACGCCATCAGCTTCTTCTGATTTGGCACCACGAAGCTGATGATGTAGTTCTGGTCACTGTCAGGAAAGAGAAACGTTTAAAATGGAGAGACGGGCGATATATCGATGCTTGATATCAATATTTGATACTGATATTTTTGGCATTTGGTTTTTGAACAGATTAATGACTCAGAGTTAAAAATAGAACAGTGTTATGTGGCTGGAAGTGACAAACATGGAACTAATTATTTAAAATCCCACTAAAatatatgttattattttagtattatttttatattacaaaagtggaaagtttatttgtgattGTTACTTTCACTTAAGATATTTGTGGACCTATActagtggaagtagtagtagtagtagcagtagtagtagcagtaataatagcagtagtagcagtagtgtggGAACAATTCTCAGGattgtgtatgtttgttttgcGGTTGTGCTGTGTTAAAATGTCTTGAGGAGGTGTGTGTTGAGGAGGTGTGTGTTGAGGAGGTGTGTGTTGAGGAGGTGTGTGTTGAGGAGGTGTGTGTTGAGGAGGTGTGTGttgaggaggtgtgtgtgttgaggtGTCTTCATGTCTTTTATAATCTCCGTCGTGTTGCGTCTCACCTGTTTGCGTACACACAGATGTTGTCTATGAGAGTGCAGTTCTTTAGCACAGACTCCACTTTCCCCAGAGAAACGTACTCTCCAGCCTGAAGCTTCACCAGGTCCTTTTTACGATCTGGAAACAACAAGAACGTCATCTTTGAAATTCAGAATGAacagtttaaacatgaaacCCCGTGGAGAAGTATCTGATatgatgtgtttattttatgaggGTTTGGGTCAAATTTGCTCAAATCCTCAAACTAGTGGCTTAAATCATTTATTCTTCAAACTATTCTGTTCAGGTATTTCTCCGtgttctagacattttttctcattgagcccctgaagttgtatttggagtgattcatgtttgagtttaatctttaattgacCACCGCATTGCAGATAAATCCCTGTTCTTCCTTCTCCACTTTTatttaatcagtgatacttgCAGGATT includes the following:
- the psmd10 gene encoding 26S proteasome non-ATPase regulatory subunit 10, whose translation is MEGSVSNVEICNFAYTGQFDKLRQCILSDKRLASKTDQDRRTALHWACSAGHTAIVEFLLDMGADVNLQDDASWAPLHIAASAGREDIVRSLISKGAQLNSVNQNGCTPLHYAASKDRYEIARVLLENGADPNATDKLDSTPLHRAAAKGNYRLIQLLLKQSASTNIQDSQGNTALHLACDEERVEAAKLLVEHGASIYIENKEEKTPVQMAKGALGNILQRIVEG
- the nxt2 gene encoding NTF2-related export protein 2, giving the protein MASTVDFRTHVDQSCRYSEEFVNIYYDCMDKKRRNLTRLYLDKATLVWNGNAVSGQEALAEFFESLPSSEFQVLTSDCQPVHEQATQGQTTLLVLTCGLVKFEGNKQRYFNQNFLLTAQASPNNDQPVWKIASDCFRFQDWNS